A stretch of Vigna angularis cultivar LongXiaoDou No.4 chromosome 4, ASM1680809v1, whole genome shotgun sequence DNA encodes these proteins:
- the LOC108329911 gene encoding DNA repair protein recA homolog 3, mitochondrial codes for MAWLLRTANSSLLKRSFFHSDLLTRFCFKPGLLGTSQVLSFSTRKRRSKSDGSDSGEESMSKKDVALQQAIDQITSAYGKGSIMWLGRSVAPKNIPVVSTGSFALDIALGVGGLPKGRVVEIFGPEASGKTTLALHVIAEAQKLGGYCAFVDAEHALDKTLADSIGVNTKNLLLSQPDCGEQALGLVDTLIRSGSVDVIVVDSVAALVPKGELDGEMGDAHMAMQARLMSQALRKLCHSLSLSQCILIFINQVRSKISTFGGFGGPTEVTCGGNALKFYASVRLNIKRIGFVKKGEETLGSQVLVKVVKNKHAPPFKTAQFELEFGKGISREAEVIELSIKYKLIRKSGSFYEYNGQNFHGKDALKRFLVDSDSVQELATKLREKILNTAPEVDPEEQVMIEDVMEEMVSLDSTDETASDAAAVVEA; via the exons ATGGCGTGGCTGCTTCGCACCGCTAACTCTTCCCTCCTTAAACGTTCTTTCTTCCATTCCGACCTTCTGACG CGCTTTTGCTTCAAACCAGGACTATTGGGCACGTCTCAAGTTTTGAGCTTTTCAACTC GTAAACGGAGGTCTAAATCAGATGGAAGTGATTCAGGTGAAGAGAGCATGTCTAAGAAAGACGTTGCCTTACAGCAAGCTATTGATCAGATCACTTCCGCATATGGAAAGGGATCTATCATGTGGCTTGGTCGTTCTGTGGCACCTAAAAATATTCCTGTGGTGTCTACTGGTTCATTTGCTCTTGATATAGCACTTGGGGTTGGAGGTCTTCCAAAg GGGCGTGTTGTGGAAATATTTGGTCCAGAGGCTTCTGGGAAAACAACTCTTGCTTTGCATGTGATTGCAGAAGCACAAAAGCTAGGAG GCTACTGTGCATTTGTTGATGCTGAGCATGCACTTGATAAGACACTTGCAGATTCAATTGGTGTAAATACTAAGAACTTGCTTCTTTCACAACCTGATTGTGGTGAACAAGCACTTGGCCTTGTGGATACCTTAATCCGGAGTGGTTCGGTTGATGTAATTGTTGTTGACAGT GTGGCTGCTCTTGTGCCTAAAGGTGAACTTGATGGTGAGATGGGTGATGCTCACATGGCAATGCAGGCTAGGTTGATGAGTCAGGCTCTTCGGAAATTGTGCCACTCTTTGTCTCTTTCCCAGtgtatattgatttttataaacCAG GTGAGGTCTAAGATTTCTACTTTTGGAGGATTTGGTGGTCCCACTGAAGTTACATGTGGTGGTAATGCACTGAAGTTCTATGCTTCTGTGCGgctaaatatcaaaagaattgGGTTTGTCAAGAAGGGTGAAGAG ACTCTGGGAAGCCAGGTTCTTGTCAAGGTTGTGAAGAACAAGCATGCCCCTCCATTTAAAACGGCACAGTTTGAGCTTGAGTTTGGCAAGGGTATAAGTAGAGAAGCAGAGGTTATAGAGTTGAGCATAAAATACAAACTCATAAGGAAGAGTGGTTCCTTTTATGAATACAATGGCCAGAATTTCCATGGCAAGGATGCTCTAAAGAGGTTTCTGGTGGACAGCGACAGTGTACAAGAATTAGCAACAAAGCTCAGGGAGAAGATTCTTAATACGGCGCCGGAAGTTGACCCGGAGGAACAGGTGATGATCGAAGACGTTATGGAAGAAATGGTATCTCTTGATTCTACTGATGAAACTGCTTCTGATGCTGCTGCTGTTGTAGAAGCATAA
- the LOC108330567 gene encoding nucleosome assembly protein 1;2, with amino-acid sequence MSNNNENITMTDLTSALNEDNRADLVSALKSKIQSLAGQHSDVLETLSPNVRKRVESLREIQGKHDELEAEFFKEREALEAKYQKLYQPLYTKRYEIVNGVTEVEGQAVETTDGSEEDNEKGVPSFWLNAMKNNDVLAEEISERDEGALKFLKDIKWGRIDNPKGFKLDFFFDTNPYFSNSVLTKTYHMIDEDEPILEKAIGTEIEWYPGKCLTQKVLKKKPKKGSKNAKPITKTENCESFFNFFKPPEVPEDDDDIDEDLAEELQNQMEQDYDIGSTIRDKIIPHAVSWFTGEAVQGDEFEDLEDDEDEDDDEEDEDEDEDEDDDDDEEEEEDSKTKKKKSGRAQIGDGQQGERPPECKQQ; translated from the exons ATGTCCAACAACAACGAAAACATCACCATGACCGATCTCACTTCTG CCCTCAACGAAGACAATCGCGCCGATCTAGTCAGTGCTCTCAAG AGTAAGATACAGAGTCTGGCTGGACAGCATTCGGATGTTCTGGAGACTTTATCGCCTAACGTCAGGAAGCGTGTTGAATCTCTTAGAGAGATTCAG GGTAAACATGACGAACTAGAGGCAGAATTCTTCAAGGAGAGAGAAGCTCTTGAAGCTAAGTACCAAAAGTTGTATCAGCCGTTATACACAAAG CGCTATGAAATAGTAAATGGTGTTACTGAAGTGGAAGGACAAGCAGTTGAAACAACAGATGGATCAGAAGAGGATAATG AGAAAGGAGTACCTTCTTTTTGGCTCAAtgcaatgaaaaataatgatgtGTTGGCTGAAGAG ATTTCAGAGCGTGATGAAGGTGCTCTCAAGTTTCTAAAAGACATTAAGTGGGGCCGGATAGATAACCCTAAAGGATTCAAGCTTGATTTCTTTTTTGATACCAATCCGTACTTTTCAAACTCTGTCTTGACTAAAACATATCATATGATTGATGAGGATGAGCCTATATTGGAGAAAGCAATTGG GACGGAAATTGAATGGTACCCGGGAAAATGCTTGACTCAGAAGGTGTTGAAGAAAAAGCCCAAGAAGGGTTCAAAGAATGCTAAACCAATTACCAAAACTGAAAACTGTGAAAGcttcttcaattttttcaaaccacCAGAAGTTcctgaagatgatgatgacatTGATGAAGATTTG GCCGAGGAACTTCAGAACCAAATGgaacaagattatgacattGG GTCAACTATAAGGGACAAAATTATCCCTCATGCAGTATCTTGGTTTACTGGGGAGGCTGTTCAGGGAGATGAGTTTGAAGACCTGGAGGATGATGAggacgaagatgatgatgaggaggatgaagatgaggatgaggatgaagatgatgatgatgacgaggaagaggaggaagacaGTAAGACTAAAAAGAAG AAGAGTGGAAGGGCACAGATTGGTGATGGTCAGCAGGGTGAGCGACCTCCAGAGTGCAAGCAGCAGTAA
- the LOC108330939 gene encoding 30S ribosomal protein S16-2, chloroplastic/mitochondrial: MVVRIRLSRFGCKNKPFYRVMAADSRSPRDGKHIEVLGYYNPLPGQDGGKRMGLNFERVKYWLSVGAQPSEPVERLLFRAGVLPPPPMVAMGRKGGLRDTRPVDALTGRVLNQEKSANEKNNDHEHEAAENPF, from the exons ATGGTGGTGAGGATTCGGCTCTCGCGGTTCGGATGCAAGAACAAACCCTTCTATCGGGTCATGGCTGCTGATAGCAGATCTCCCAGAGATGGCAAACACATTGAAGTTCTCGGTTACTACAATCCCTTACCAG GTCAAGATGGTGGCAAGAGAATGGGTCTCAACTTCGAAAGGGTGAA GTATTGGCTTTCTGTTGGAGCTCAGCCTTCAGAGCCTGTGGAACGGCTTCTATTCAGAGCTGGGGTACTGCCCCCACCACCTATGGTGGCAATGGGGCGTAAAGGTGGACTGCGTGATACTCGCCCTGTCGATGCTCTAACTGGCCGTGTGCTGAATCAAGAGAAGTCTGCCAATGAGAAGAACAATGACCATGAACATGAAGCTGCTGAAAACCCTTTTTAG
- the LOC108331114 gene encoding uncharacterized protein LOC108331114 translates to MATSVKNNFLNHALASKLQQALIRRKDSVQEQHQSKAKEPTKASSKPVVLVTNGEGIDSPGLTFLVEALLRDALLDVHVCAPQSDRSLCGHSVTTGETLAVCSTQVGGANAFEVSGTPADCVSLALSGALFSWSKPVLVISGVNKGATCGYDTLYSGAVAGAREAMICGVPSLCISLNWEKNVSCESDLKDAVAVCLPLIQAAISDIQKGIFPKNCFLNIGIPSCPLTNKGVKVTRQSPNRASLNWQAVSTNRNPSAGHYMSNQQSLGIMLAKLGRDASAAAAARRLNSNRKNVEIESIGVAGKFSSQQSIKKYFRMELTEKRQENKEDDLDSRALEEGYVTVTPLSVYENGDMEIQSSVSSWLAIGVSGDQ, encoded by the exons ATGGCTACATCGGTAAAGAACAACTTCCTGAACCATGCACTGGCTTCCAAACTCCAGCAAGCACTGATCCGCAGGAAGGACAGTGTGCAGGAACAGCACCAGAGCAAAGCCAAGGAACCAACCAAAGCTTCTTCAAAACCTGTGGTACTAGTCACCAATGGTGAAGGCATAGACTCTCCTGGTCTAACATTCCTCGTGGAGGCACTCCTCCGTGATGCTCTTCTTGATGTTCATGTCTGTGCCCCACAATC GGATAGATCTCTGTGTGGTCACTCGGTTACCACTGGGGAGACACTAGCTGTGTGTTCAACACAAGTTGGTGGTGCTAATGCCTTTGAAGTGTCAGGAACCCCAGCAGACTGTGTCTCTTTGGCTTTGTCCGGGGCATTGTTTTCTTGGTCAAAACCTGTTTTG GTAATCAGTGGAGTAAACAAAGGAGCAACCTGTGGTTATGACAC TTTGTACTCTGGGGCTGTTGCTGGAGCTAGAGAGGCTATGATTTGTGGTGTGCCTTCTCTTTGTATATCATTGAACTG GGAAAAGAATGTGAGTTGTGAAAGTGATTTGAAGGATGCAGTTGCTGTATGCTTACCATTAATTCAAGCAGCCATAAGTGATATTCAGAAAGGGATTTTCCCCAAGAATTGCTTCCTCAATATAGGGATCCCAAGCTGTCCTCTGACAAATAAG GGTGTGAAAGTGACAAGGCAAAGTCCAAACAGAGCTTCTTTAAATTGGCAAGCGGTGTCAACAAATAGGAACCCTTCTGCAGGCCATTACATGTCAAACCAGCAAAGTCTTGGAATCATGTTAGCAAAACTAGGACGAGATGCCTCTGCTGCC GCAGCAGCACGCCGGCTAAACTCAAACCGCAAGAACGTGGAGATTGAATCAATTGGTGTTGCTGGGAAATTCAGTTCTCAACAAAGCATAAAGAAATACTTCAGAATGGAG TTAACTGAAAAAAGGCAGGAGAATAAAGAGGATGATTTAGACTCTAGAGCACTTGAAGAGGGATAT GTTACTGTCACCCCTTTGTCTGTATATGAAAATGGTGACATGGAAATTCAATCATCAGTCTCCAGTTGGTTAGCTATTGGAGTCAGTGGAGATCAATGA
- the LOC108331318 gene encoding heat stress transcription factor A-9 — protein MDVSECESLQKVKAKEQNKVGYQNGIVLVKEEDDVEWGPQPFVKKILKMVEDESLNPIVSWGEGRCSFVIWDSAKFSKTILPNYFKHSNFSSFLRQLNNYGFKKVNPKRWEFACEGFQPGKRHLLKNIVRRGRKNKLCNEQLRGEVEELKKEKNVLALEILKLTQRLRDSQVQLNNFEERLRYVELKQYQMLDFFSRMVQVPGFVEELVHKIQQKDGVDGADMVKRCKLLGPQYYLSFSNKGTNTSSNFGYYRQQGCEQNGITSSCPVKDDSYISTQGLRTDGYDVSHAYDGVLEELLSENFGEDVNVSVNESNIYLELESLIGSTSGLVG, from the exons ATGGATGTTTCCGAGTGCGAGTCCCTTCAGAAAGTGAAAGCAAAGGAACAAAACAAGGTTGGTTATCAAAACGGCATTGTTTTggtgaaggaagaagatgatgttgaGTGGGGTCCACAACCGTTCGTGAAGAAGATATTGAAAATGGTGGAAGATGAGAGCTTGAACCCAATTGTGTCGTGGGGTGAAGGGCGTTGCAGTTTCGTGATTTGGGATTCTGCTAAGTTCAGCAAAACCATTCTTCCAAACTACTTCAAGCACAGTAACTTCTCTAGCTTCCTTCGCCAACTTAACAACTAT GGGTTTAAGAAGGTTAATCCAAAGCGTTGGGAGTTTGCATGTGAAGGTTTTCAACCAGGAAAAAGGCATTTACTGAAGAATATTgtgagaagaggaagaaagaataAGTTGTGTAATGAACAACTTCGAGGTGAAGTTGAGGAgctgaagaaggagaagaacgTGTTAGCACTGGAAATTCTAAAGCTCACACAACGGCTTAGGGATTCACAGGTTCAACTTAACAATTTTGAAGAACGGCTTCGGTATGTTGAGTTGAAGCAATATCAGATGTTGGATTTCTTCAGCAGAATGGTCCAAGTGCCTGGTTTTGTTGAGGAATTGGTTCACAAGATTCAGCAGAAAGATGGGGTTGATGGGGCAGACATGGTTAAGAGATGCAAATTGTTGGGACCTCAGTACTATTTGAGCTTCTCTAATAAGGGCACAAACACTAGCTCAAACTTTGGTTATTATAGACAGCAAGGTTGTGAACAAAATGGTATCACCAGCTCCTGTCCTGTGAAAGATGATTCATACATATCTACACAAGGGCTGAGGACTGATGGTTATGATGTGTCACATGCTTATGATGGTGTGTTAGAAGAATTACTGAGTGAGAATTTTGGTGAGGATGTAAATGTAAGTGTGAATGAGTCAAATATATATCTTGAGTTGGAGAGTTTAATTGGATCCACAAGTGGATTGGTGGGGTGA
- the LOC108331143 gene encoding LOW QUALITY PROTEIN: BTB/POZ domain and ankyrin repeat-containing protein NPR1-like (The sequence of the model RefSeq protein was modified relative to this genomic sequence to represent the inferred CDS: inserted 3 bases in 2 codons; substituted 1 base at 1 genomic stop codon), with amino-acid sequence MLKSIYNSFCARFKNSFVFLQDNLLRILNKVLVDEILMILLVANLCGKMCDRLLARCTEMMVKSDADITTLEKELPQSLVKQTWINKXNMACTCPETSIFLIRLVNRIHRALDSDDVELVRLLLKEGHTTLDDAYALHYAVAYCDVKTTSELLDLGLADVNHKNHRGYSVLHVAAMRKEPNIIVSLFFSXTLDGRNALQISKRLTKALDYYNATEEGKVSCNDRLCIEILEQAXEASLSLALAGDDLRMKLLYLENRVSYFLTLQILQ; translated from the exons ATGCTGAAatctatatataattcattttgtGCACGCTTCAAGAACAGTTTTGTTTTCTTACAGGACAATCTATTACGCATTCTTAATAAGGTGTTGGTAGATGAGATTTTGATGATTCTGTTGGTCGCAAACTTATGTGGCAAAATGTGTGATAGACTGCTAGCAAGGTGCACTGAGATGATGGTTAAATCTGATGCTGATATCACCACTCTTGAAAAGGAGCTGCCTCAATCTTTGGTGAAACAAACATGGATTAACAAATAGAACATGGCATGCACATGCCCAGAAACTTCAATTTTTCTGATAAGACTTGTCAACAGAATACACAGGGCTCTGGATTCAGACGATGTGGAATTGGTAAGATTGCTTTTGAAAGAGGGGCACACCACTCTTGATGATGCATATGCACTTCATTATGCTGTTGCATACTGTGATGTGAAGACCACTTCCGAGCTTCTTGACCTTGGACTTGCTGATGTCAACCACAAAAACCATAGGGGCTATAGTGTTTTGCATGTTGCTGCAATGAGAAAAGAGCCTAATATTATagtttctctcttcttttc cactTTGGATGGTAGAAATGCCCTTCAGATTTCAAAGCGTCTCACCAAGGCTTTGGATTATTACAATGCCACTGAAGAAGGAAAGGTGTCATGCAATGACCGATTGTGCATAGAGATATTGGAGCAAG CAGAGGCATCACTTTCTCTTGCTTTGGCAGGGGATGATTTGCGCATGAAATTGTTGTACCTTGAAAATAGAGTTAGCTATTTTCTCACATTACAAATTCTTCAATGA